Sequence from the Chelonoidis abingdonii isolate Lonesome George chromosome 16, CheloAbing_2.0, whole genome shotgun sequence genome:
ctgggggTATAGGGCATGATGGGCAGTGTGTtgtatggagggggaggggagaggagctgatgGGTATAGATCAGGATGGACAATgtgctccagggaggagggggaaccgGGAGTATAGGGAATGATgggcagtgtgttttgggggagagTGGGAGCGGGGGATATAAGGTACGATAAGCAGTTTGTTCCGTGGGGGTAGGGGGAGCCTGGGGGTAAAGGGTACAATGTACAGTGTTTTCTGGGGGAGAAGAATGAGCTGGGGGTTATAGGGCATGATGGGTAGTGTGTTtccgggaggtggggggagagccaGGAGGTGTAGGGTAAGATGGGCAGTGCATTTGGCGGGGAGGTTAGGTGGGAGGTATAGCGAATGAAGGGCGATGtgttctggggaggagggggatctgggggcTATAGGGCAGGACGGTCTGTGTGTTCCAGGGGGTAACTGGGGGGTTTAGGGCATGATGAGCACTGTGTTCTGGGGAACGGGGGAACTGGGGGGTATAGGGAACAATGAGAAGTCTGTTTGGTGGAGCGTTAGTGGAGCGAGAGCCTTGTTCCCCTGGAAGTAGATGGGAGAAAGGTCAATGGCTACTGGGACATGGGTGCTGAGGTGATGCTGGTCCAGCCCGAGGTGGTGGCTCTCGATAGGGTGGTGCCCAATACCTGCCTGACCCTGACGGGCGTGAgcaggaccccattcaaggtgcccatGGTGAGGTACATCTGAAatgggccaaggagggccccaaggcaCCATCACTTGCCCACTGGTGTTGTTGGAAGGTGACCTAGAGGACTGGCCAAGCAACCCCCAGAATGCCCTATTCATGAGACATAGCCAGAGCTGGTGAGCTGCTCTATGCCCTGTCATTGGGGACGGTACCTCACCGGAGGCTCAGGACCCGAccctggtggggagggagtgccaaGAGACAAAGCGCAGAGGGGCTGTGgcttcagacccagccagcaagaaggagcaggtccccatctcttccccaacCGCTGAGTTCCAGACCGAGTTGCAGAAACATCCCTCCTTGCAGAAGCTAAGGGACTTGGCTAGCCTCAGTGCAGCACAGACCATGGGGAAGGGCTgccaggagaggttcctgtgggagaagggattcctgtgtCGAGAATGGGCTTCCCCAGGGGAAGTGGAGTCATGGGAGATCcggaggcagctggtggtcccCCAGAAGTATCGCCGCAGGCTACTGGACCTGGCCTATGATATCGCTCTCtcaggacaccagggaatccaGTATACCGGGCAGAAGCTGCTACAGAATTTTTACTGGCCTGGAGTCTTTAATACTGTCCAACAGTATTGCAGATCCTGTGACccctgtcagagggtggggatgacctgggacaaggggaaagcagctttgAGACCTTTGCCCAGCAAAGAGGAGCCTTTTCAGAAGGTGGctgtggaaaatcatgggagatgggagaaattccagaagactggaaaagggcaaatatagtgcccatctataaaaagggaaataaaaacaacccaggaaactacagaccagttagtttaacttctgtgccagggaaaatactggagcaagtaattaaggaaagtcatctgcaaacattggAAGGTGGTAGGATAGGGATAGCAGCAtggatttgaaagaaaaatcGTGTCCAACACAAATGATAGCTTTCTTTTGAATAGGATATGAGTCCCTTGTGATAAGGGAGAGGATAAGGGAGAGGATGTGTATGACCTATGACTTagttaaggcatttgatacgCGTCTTACATGATTTCTTATCGATAAAACtgggcaaatacaatttagaatgggcactataaggtgggtgcaaactGCTGGATAACGCATACTCAGATAGTGTTATGTATGTTCCCAATCTGATGGAAAGGTATAaacagtggggttctgcaggagTCTGTTTTGGACTGGCTGTGTTCAATAtgcttcatcaatgacttagaatATTGGCaaatagaaagtacgcttattaagtttgcagatgataccaaactgggagggattgcaactgctttggaggacagggtcataattcaaaatggtctggacaaattggagaaatggtctgaggtaaacaagatgaagtttaacaaagacaaatgcaaaaaggATGGGTTGATCCGGTTCTGTGTAGACTATTGGAAGCTTAATGCTATCACTGTGTCTGATGCctgccccatgcccaggccttacgagctcctagacaaggtGGGAGGAGCTCGCTACCTTACCACTATGGATCTTacaaagggctactggcaagtaccactggatgcagatgccaggctgaaatctgcCTTTATCACCCTTCTGGGACTCTGAGTTCCTGGCCCTGCCTTTCAGCCTCAAGGGGGTGCCTGCTACCTTGCAGcacctggtggatcagctactgaagGGGGTGGAGAGTTTTCCCATGGTgtacattgatgacatctgtgtctttagccagacATGGGAGGACCATGTGTTCCAGGTTAAACAAGTGCTGGACCAACTCCAGGAGGCTGGGCTGACCATAAAAGCTGAAAAGTGCAAGGTGAGGATGGCCAAAGTATTTTACCTCGGCCACTGGGTGGGGAGCAGTTGCCTAAAGCCAGAATCAGCCTAGGTGGAGGCGATCAGAGACTGGCCcactccccaaaccaaaaagtaggtccaggcctttattgggatggcaggGTATTATTGAAGATTTGTGCCTCTCTTTAGCTCCATAGCCGCCCCCATCCCTGAGCTATGCAAGAAGGGAAAGCTAGACAAAGTGTTCTGGACTGAACAGTGCACAGAGAAGGAAACTCTGGTCAATGGCCCAGTTCTGATAAACTCagactttgacaagccctttatggtgttcacggATGCCTCAGACCCAGGTCTGGGTGCGGTGTTAATGCAGGTTGATGGAAAGGAGGAGCGACATCCCATCATGTACTTGAGCAAGAAGTTGTTACCTTGGGAGCAAAATTACACGGCCATAGTGAAGGAATGCCTGGCTATGGCATGGGCCCTTAAGAAACTACAGCCATATCTATttgaccactctcccctgacctggctacACCAGATCAGAGGAGCAATGCCatgctcctgaggtggagcctacTCCTCCAGGATTATGATATGGAGGTGGTCCacgtgaagggaagtgccaacgtGATAGCTGATGCGTTGTCCCAGAGATGGGGGCCTGAATTTCCCCGGTCACTGTTTAGAGTGACCCTGCTCAGTTCAGTCTTGAAGGGAGGAGAGATGTGACGGACTAGGGAGTATTAACCTGGTAAAGTTGCATGGGAATTTTACTAGTTAACACAGggtgtgcctccgtttccctgaGGTACTGCACCAAAACTAGATGGTGGTGGGCAATAAGACTGTGACTTCACTGATGGATGATACTTGATGGCCAGCACTTCGTCTTAAACATTGGTGGCTGCCCTTTGTAACCTCagcccaggagggggttggggccaggtgacaccttctgccagggaaactggacaaaggctggaggagaggCCAGGGGTGTGGCTGGGTGAGACAGcaggagggggtttcagtttggagctggctggggagacaGGTGGAGGCTCAGaacctgggtctgggctcccAACCCTTTAAGAGGGatctgactgaggggtcctgttttctgtacctacaagctctgttttagactgtgttcctgtcctcTAATAAACCTTTTGTTTCGCTGGCTGAAAGTCATGGTGAACTGCAGGAATTAGGAGAGGGAtgcagagccctgactcccccacactccgtgacaaggAGGTATAGGGCAAAATGGCCAGTGTACTCCAGGGAGTAAGGGGGATCCAGGGAATATAGGGCACGATGGGCAATGtgttcctggggggagggggagggggagtataGGACATGATGGGAAGTGTGttcctggaggagggggaggggaagcctgggggtTTAGGGCACAATGGGCAGTGTGATCAGGGAGGTAGTAGGGAGCAGGAGGTATAGGGCATGATGGGCAGTGTGttccagggggaagggggagctagGGGGGTGTAGGGCACAATGGGCAGTGTTTTCCAGGAGAGTAGGGGGAGCTGAGAGGGATAGGGGCCGATGGGCACTGTGTtccaggagggagcagggggtgtaGGGTACGATGGGCAGTGTGTTCCAGGGGGTAAAGAGGAGCTGGAGGATATAGGGCGTGATGGGCAGTGTGTTccggggggtgggagaggagagaaccAGGGGTATAGGGTACGATGGGCAGTGTGATCCGGGGTGGGGAGCCATGGGATATAGGGCACAATGGGCAGTGTGTTTGGTGGCGGGTTAGCCGGGAGGTATAGCGCACGATAGGCAATATGTTCCATGGTGGAGGGGTAACTGGGGGATATAGAGCAGGACAGGCTGTGTGTTCCTGCAGGCAGGCTAGAGCTGTGGGGTATAGGGGAAGATGGGCAGTGTGTTCccaaaggggaggggaagcagggggaATAAGGAACGATGATCACTTTGTTCCAGGATGGAGGGGGAGCTGTGGGTGTAGGATACTATGGGTAGTGTGTTCTGCGGGCGGAGATCCGGGAGGTATAAAACGATGGGCAGTGTTTTCTGCGGTGGAGGGGGAACTGGTGGGTATAGGGAATCATGGGCAGTGACCCCAGGGGCGCTCCCTGGGAACTTCCCCACCAATGGATGCACCTGTTCATTGCCCATGGAGTTCAGATCTGGTGCACATGCCCATCTTAGTCTGCCCATGGTGCAGACCCCATGATTTCTGTCGCTCAGTGTGGGTAGCCCCAGTGGGTTTCCCCTCTGTGAGGCTGGCAGGCAGCATCTAGCGAGGAAGCCAGCTCCGTGCCTGTTGTCCCGTAAGCAGCATTTATAGAGGGACTTTCCCGTACCCATGCCTCTCATGCCCTGTGCCCACCCAGCTTGCCCGCTCAGAAGCAGTGCCGGTGGACTACAAAAGATCCTTTCTCATTGTAGGCCAGGCGGCTGATCCAGATGTTCTGGAAGGCGTTGAGTGATGCTATGATGGAGCCACCCAGCCACGCCGAGTAGCTGCGGTGGGGGGAAGCCAGGATGCCCACTTGCCCCTTGCCCACTGTCTCCATCCTGAGCAGCTCCTTCTTGATCCTCTCAGAGAAGCCGCAGAGCATGGTGGTTcccccagccagcaccatgttggccagcagctctgcctggTGCTCCGGCTTGCACTTCCTGATGCTGTTCATGGCATGGATGTGAATGCCCACCTCAGGGAAGCCCAGGACCGAGGGGGTAAAAAGCGCCTCAGGGCAGCGGAAGCGCTCACTGCCAATGGAGATGACCTGCTTGTCAGGAAGGGTGAAGTCCATGAGGTATTTCTTCTCGTCCCCATTCAGCTCAGCCTGGAAGTCCTCAGGGATGTAGCAGCACTGCTCCTTTATCTTGCAGACCAGCTCCAGCTCTTCCTCTTGGAAGGGGTTCCCGCACTCCCCCATCAGTTTGGCTAGGTAACGtgtcagcctgctgcctgccatgTCCAACCGGTAGGTGGCGTGAGGCAGGATGTAGCCATCATGGACAGGGGCGGTGTACGAGGTCCCATAGCCAGAGCCAATCACTAGCCCACTGGTGCGCCCATAGGAATATACCGAGAGCAGGGACTGGTGGGCCACAAGCATCGCCGGCACCTCAAAGCTCTCGAACAGCAACTCAGCCATCTTCTCCCGGTTCGTGGTCGGAGAGAGGGGGGCATCTGTGACCAGCACGGCCAGCTCCTTGGGGCATACACTGAGCTCTCTGTTGAAGATGTAGTGCCATAACATCTCTAGGGCGTCCCAGTCAGTCACCACACCATGGGTCATCACCATGCTCGTGGTCACCTCCGAGCTCCTGCGCGGGATGCTTTCCCAGGGGTAATATAGGGGGCTGTCCTTGGTCCTGATCTTGGGAACCCCTACGTAGCTCGGCAGGATGGACCGTGGTTTCTCGTCCCCGGCCAGCCCACTCTTGGTGTAGCCAGTGCCAGTGTCTATTACCACAGCACAATAGTCCTTGTACTTCTCTGAGGCAAGGTCCCTGGTGCTAGACCCAGGGCCAGCAGGACCATGACTCTTAGGTTTCTTCCGCTGGCTCATTTCAGAAGTGCTTCCGCACGCTCTTCCTCTGAATCCTACCTGCAGTCCCAAGAGCCAGCCCCAGTGCTGGGTGAGAGAAGAACCCAGGAAAAACCTAGGGAGTGCtgtgttgccatagcaacacCTTGCATCATGGACAGAAAGCAATGACATCATAGTGCCAGGAAGAAGGGGGAGCTGCTCACAGGGGCTCTTGGGAAGGTGCAGAGGGTAACAGTCTGCTCAGGTTGAGCCCAACACGGATTCTGCTGTCGAATTCTGTGGGATATGGGTCCTGGCCTACACAGAGACATGTGACTTGTCAGAGAGAGCAGCTGAGCAATGACTGCACATCGGAGACATGCACAGTACCCTGTAGCCAGTGGGGATTCCTCTGACTCAGGGCGCTGCATTGCTGCCAATAGATGGCAGTTTGTCCAcaagtctgtctgtctatctatctgcCCATTGCCATATATGTCTGTCCACCCAGTGCCCTGCAtgtccctctctctgtctgtctgttcagTGCCCATCGTTATTTAGCTGTTAAGGCTTGAACAGAAATTGGCCCTGGTTTGAGGTATGTTTACTTAGGATATTCTTGTATTTGCTCATAGTTAACATGGCAATCTAAGAAAATAATCTGACCAATTCCCTGATCTGTGAGATCTCTGCTCCTGCCATCTTGCTTGCCAGTGGCAATCTCCTTATTCTTATCTAGTCAGAAAAAATCTGCTGGAATTTTGTACCCCAGGGTGTGACTGTTGGCAAACGAGCTGTGCTGTGCTTGGGCAGAGAAGCAGTCACAGTCCACAGCTAGCTGTACCTTTGGATCCTGCTATCTGTTTGAGTCCATCCTCTCTCAAAGCTGGcaacactgcccccaccccccgtccccACAATTCCTCCCCTCTCAGACTGGGTCACAGAGCACAGACTCCTGGCACCAACCATGGCCTCAGCAGGCCTGGCTGGAGCAGGCTGCTCAGCAAAACTTCCCTCAGCTACCCAAAGCACCTTTTTCAGCTACAGTATTTGACACCCTCACCAGTAGGACACAGTacacaaaaaagcaaaatagGATAGTAAAGCAACACAAAGCTTGTCTGTCTTCCCTGCAGCTTCCCAGCCTGGCTTCTTCAGCCACTGGAGCAATTTCCTGCCAGAGGGCTGAGCCCAGCCTGATGGAGGTGAGGGGGTCAAAGAAATTGACCCTTGGTGAATGGTGCTGTCTCCCTTCTGTTGGTATTAACTCCTTGTAACCACAGAGTCAATAACGGAGTAACCATCAAACATATGCTAGTGTAATACAGACCCTGGCTATCTCAGAAACCATGGGGAATGGGCTTTGGTCTCTGATTGGATGAgtgtgctgctgcttccgggacaTGGGCATTGCACCAGTGTTTCTGTGAGCAATCGTGTGAgactttgaaattcacttttcACCAATGCCCTGGCAGTGCAGCTTGATTCTCAAGCATGTATGTGGGGAGCAGACAGGGTGGGAGTGAATCCATTTCTCCCATGTGTAGTCGAAGCTGGGATGCACAAGCCTGGGGCATGCAGCTCAAACCCAGCTTTAGGGGGttttacaatacaatacaaagcAGGGAGGGAGTGTGTCTAGCGGTTAGCGCAGCAGGGTACCAGCCACGGAGCAGATGACTTCTCTTGGTGACTTACTTTCCCTGTCTATAAACCAGGGATAGTGGTGTGTGCCCACTTTGTGGGGGTGCTGTGTCAGGCTGATGCAGGAAGCTTTTGTAGCATGCTGTGAGAGCTGCAGGTGTATGATGCCAGCATGCATTACTCTCTGCTCCTCCAGAGCCCCCTGCCATGTGACATCAGTGACCCATCTGGAAACCCTTCACTCAAATTGCTTCCCGTTTAGCTGAGATCAGAGACCATGGCAGAGCTGCTTGGAGGCCTGGCCCCACATGCTGGCTGTGCccagcaggtcactggcagaaAGTCTGGGAGCGGTCTTGGCTAACTCCTGTCTATGATCAAAGCCAGGCACTGAGATCTCTTGGCCAAGTGATGTCACTTAGCTGGACTCAACCAGTAGCAATGCAGGCATCCCCGTGAGTGCCACCAATGAACGAGAGAGGTACCCTGGCAGCTCAGGTCAGTCTTCATGTCAGAGCCTCCCCAGCTGCTTCTCCTATGGGCAGTGAGCTGGAGGCAGACTGGGAATGAACTTGCTACCATGTGTGCGTACATACATGTGCGTGTACCGCTGTTCTCAGCTGCATGGGATCAGGACTGCTCCCCATGCACCAGAGGATTCAGCTGCAAAGTTTGCATCTAGATCTGGGTTTGGATTCCAACACACACTAAAGTGCAGGGCATTTGGATTGCTCCAGTCCTGAATTTGCAGCTGGGCCCTGGTCTCTGAGGCCACCTGCTGTGGGCTTCTGAGGCCATCTGGACACAAAGCAAGGTGTTTACTGTATGGGTATTGCCCTCTATttattagggctggtctacactacgggataaaatcgattttagatacgcaatttcagctacgtgaataacgtagctgaagtcgaatatctaaaatcgatttactcacctgtcttcaccgctcaggattgatgtccgcggttccccctgtcgattccggaactccgttggggttggtggagttccggaatcgatataagcgcgctcagggatcgatatatcccgtctagattagacgcgatatatcgatcccagagcaatcgattttaacgcgccgatacggcgcgtagtctagacatggcctcagactcCTGGCAGAAGAGCTGTTCTGGGGGGAATGTGTCCTGCTTTCTGCATCTGGCTGCAGCGATGGGGGTGTGGGAGCTGGATGGGAATGACCATCAGCAACAAAGGTGGCTACCCTAAGCACCAGGGTGCAGGAGGTACCTGTGACAGGCCCTGAGACAATAAAACCAGATTCTTCTCAGTCCCCAAGCGATGTGTTCAGGCCAGCCGCTCCCAGACAGACCCCAACCAGATCACACGTGGTCAGTGTCTGACTAGCAGGGAAAGCTCCATCCTTCCAGGGGGCCAATTTCCTGGCTAGTTTGAATGAGCATAGAGACAATTTCCACTGAACTGACTGGAGCAACATCGATTTTCGGCAGCAGAGAGTCTGGCCTGTAGATATCTTAACCTTCTCTCCAACTCCTTCCTAAGCACTAGCACTGTCACAAGCAGGCCTTGATCTATCCCCACCAGCAAATAGCAGGGACAGACCTTGTCAGGGTATACCCGCCCAAATtggaactctggggtacagatgtggggacccacatgaaagatccTCTAAGTTTAATCtcttaccagcttaggttaaaactctTTCAAGGCACAGTCTTCTGCCTTGGACAGATAtttctgccaccaccaagtgattttcaCAAATATGACGGTGTCACTTCAAATCCCTATCCCCCCCAAATATCTCCTCaagcctcttcacccccttttctggggaggcttgagaataaaataccaaccagttgccttagcaatgtgagcacagaccaacccCTTGTCTAAGGACCTTGGACTCAAAGGagtcctttaaaaaagaaagaaacatctgaaaactcaggcttCAGGGATTAAATaccaaaaataacttttttggggttcagtttaaaggttacaagcaaaacaaaagcacctggggttagcacagaggaatccacaaaccAAAACAGTGAAAAGGGTTCCAAATTGCATCCGTCTTAACTTTTCCCGtgctacttacatatctggggttccaAATGAGGAGTTTCTAGGTATAATGCTGATGATTTcccatacctggcttaaagcttacAGCTTGTTGctgcctttccctctctccaccccaagagacaaaagacaaaaaaaaaaaaaatatccgcCCCCCAACACACGCAGCAGTTTTTTCGATTTGAAAAGGTACAGCCTTCCTATTGGTtcccctggtcaggtgccaactcagGTTAAGCttctcttaaccctttacagttaaggCAAATAGGGTACAACTGCTCAGGAGGATTCTATAGCTACTCACTGGctaggtgtccataaaagggagctacctgcCTTCATCTATCACAGACCTCAACACACatccaactagggtgaccagacagcaaatgtgaaaaatcaggacagggcatggggggtaataggagcctatataagaaaaagacccaaaaattgggactgtccctatgaaatcgggacatcttgTCATCCTACATCCAACTTTAAGCCATCAAAGAGCTCACTACTGACACCTGTTGGTGAATAGAGAGAAGAGTGGCCCAGAGCTCCAGGCGGATGGGGGCCTGTAGGGCAGAGGGATCTCTGCTGTCATCTGTTGGTTAGCAAGGAGAACTGACTGGATGGGCCAGGCCTtatctgcatttcagtgatgtgcCTGTTTGGGGCATTTTGGTTACAATACAGTTAAGGTTTGAGTTTGGGAGCAATAAAATGCTATTGACCCTGCTGGGAAATGAAAGGACAAGAGAACTGCACCAAAAGTGCTTGGGAGTAGGGGTCACCCTGAGCATGGCTGCAGTCAGACACAGTTCACAGTTCTGTGGATTCCCAGCCCAGAACTGACCATTGTGCTCATCTCATCTGACCCCGTGGATAATGCAGGCTGGAGAACATCCCTCCAATCATTCCTAGAGTAGAGCTTTtagaccaatgtttctcaaactgagttTGCCGCTTGTGTATTGAAAGCCCCTGgcgccaggccagtttgtttacctgccccgtctgcaggtctggacgatcgcagctcccactggccgtggtttgctgctccaggccaatgggagctgctggaagtgacgcgggctgagggacttactggctaccactttcagcagcccccattggcttgcagcggcaaactgcagccagtgaaaGCCGCGATCGACCAGACCTgcagatgaggcaggtaaacaaaccggcccagcccaccagtggcttttcctgcacaagcgATAACCCCCGTTCGAGAAACACTTTTTTAGACAAACGTCcatgttagagggctttcccttaaCCCCTgacctggttcttgtcacacggATGGAAAACAGAAGACCAGCAGTCTGACGTGCAGGCAATGcagtgtttattggggttagttccaagcaagcatatccataaCTCTACATGCtggcagagtctgtttcccagtgttctgttcccagctcggACACCACAGAGCATTTATcccatgtcccccttcccaggtctgacactgcagagccttgcctgtgtccctgtttcccactcccattccttattccctcctcctcctttttaacAGGCCCAGATATACCTGCAATGCATGCCCACAGTCTCACTccttacaacttatggtcatgttctTTTTGGGGGGGATTGTGGGTCTTCGTCTCACctcttttgtaccccatgggagaGATAATGAGGTTGGCCTACCATCAGAGACAGGCATTTCTTTTacttttagtgttttataccttCCCTCCAAATCTCTTTGCCCCtcccaactggttgcttgaccttgccttg
This genomic interval carries:
- the LOC116826382 gene encoding actin, cytoplasmic-like, giving the protein MSQRKKPKSHGPAGPGSSTRDLASEKYKDYCAVVIDTGTGYTKSGLAGDEKPRSILPSYVGVPKIRTKDSPLYYPWESIPRRSSEVTTSMVMTHGVVTDWDALEMLWHYIFNRELSVCPKELAVLVTDAPLSPTTNREKMAELLFESFEVPAMLVAHQSLLSVYSYGRTSGLVIGSGYGTSYTAPVHDGYILPHATYRLDMAGSRLTRYLAKLMGECGNPFQEEELELVCKIKEQCCYIPEDFQAELNGDEKKYLMDFTLPDKQVISIGSERFRCPEALFTPSVLGFPEVGIHIHAMNSIRKCKPEHQAELLANMVLAGGTTMLCGFSERIKKELLRMETVGKGQVGILASPHRSYSAWLGGSIIASLNAFQNIWISRLAYNEKGSFVVHRHCF